A stretch of the Janthinobacterium sp. B9-8 genome encodes the following:
- the mltF gene encoding membrane-bound lytic murein transglycosylase MltF, whose protein sequence is MKHWLMALATVVLTGCGDMPEQSSNRVLPWAESQELVVLVQNGPTTLYVDAEGNYAGLEYDLVTRFAVANGLKVRFIVTSSYAELLSRLKGNEAHFAVGVQKGFESEGLAFGPAYQSIEPVLIYPSNKTASSVLAELSAGEASISTLPQYAMALNKLKVNKPNLSWQVVEDGDSEDLIERVANGQLSYAMVDSHAADVAQNYFPKVAISREMGSAQQLAWAAPDADSELFTLFQGFFSKMAQSGEMRSLLDRYYGHVNRLGQMDAMAFLDKRKATLPRYKKWFKEAEAKTGLDWRLVAALSYQESMWDPEAVSMSGVRGMMMLTNDTAERLGVNRLDPYQSIQGGARYIQTMKDSLAENITEPDRTWLALAAYNVGLGHLLDARALAVKLGKNPDSWVDVKTTLPLLRNPQYFKSAKYGYARGGEPVIFVERLRTYYDILVRFESPVQSTMPVLSENIVVQNPNNLPLNINNRVLAAKQVRTAAL, encoded by the coding sequence ATGAAACATTGGCTCATGGCTCTAGCAACAGTTGTTCTAACGGGTTGCGGCGATATGCCGGAACAATCTTCCAACCGGGTTCTTCCTTGGGCAGAATCACAAGAACTCGTCGTACTGGTACAGAACGGTCCGACCACACTCTATGTCGATGCTGAAGGCAATTACGCAGGCTTGGAGTACGACCTCGTTACTCGCTTTGCAGTAGCAAATGGGCTGAAAGTGCGTTTTATCGTCACCAGCAGCTATGCCGAGTTACTCTCGAGGTTGAAGGGAAATGAAGCTCACTTTGCGGTGGGAGTGCAAAAAGGTTTTGAAAGCGAAGGACTCGCATTCGGCCCCGCCTACCAAAGCATTGAACCGGTGCTGATTTACCCTAGCAACAAAACCGCTTCCAGTGTCTTAGCTGAGCTGAGTGCAGGTGAGGCTAGCATCAGCACTCTGCCGCAATATGCGATGGCGCTGAATAAGCTCAAGGTCAATAAACCGAATCTGAGCTGGCAAGTGGTTGAAGATGGCGATAGTGAAGATTTGATCGAGCGCGTTGCCAATGGCCAGCTTAGCTACGCCATGGTTGATTCGCACGCTGCGGATGTTGCTCAGAATTATTTTCCTAAAGTCGCTATTTCTCGCGAAATGGGCTCGGCACAGCAGCTTGCATGGGCAGCCCCTGACGCGGATAGCGAGTTGTTTACACTGTTTCAAGGCTTTTTCAGCAAAATGGCCCAAAGCGGTGAGATGCGCAGCTTACTCGACCGATATTACGGCCACGTGAATCGCCTTGGCCAAATGGATGCCATGGCATTCCTTGATAAGCGAAAAGCCACTTTGCCACGCTATAAAAAGTGGTTTAAAGAGGCAGAAGCCAAAACGGGTTTGGATTGGCGCTTGGTTGCCGCACTGTCTTATCAGGAATCGATGTGGGACCCGGAAGCGGTTTCGATGTCGGGTGTGCGTGGCATGATGATGCTCACCAACGATACGGCAGAGCGCTTGGGCGTGAATCGCCTCGACCCCTATCAGAGCATTCAGGGCGGCGCGCGTTATATCCAGACCATGAAAGACAGCTTGGCTGAGAATATCACCGAGCCGGATCGTACTTGGCTGGCCTTAGCCGCCTACAACGTCGGTTTGGGCCATCTGCTCGATGCCCGCGCATTGGCGGTGAAGCTGGGCAAAAACCCAGATAGCTGGGTGGACGTAAAAACCACCTTGCCACTTTTGCGTAATCCGCAATATTTTAAATCGGCTAAATACGGCTACGCCCGTGGTGGCGAGCCAGTGATTTTTGTTGAGCGCCTGCGTACTTACTACGATATTTTGGTGCGCTTCGAGAGCCCTGTGCAAAGCACGATGCCGGTGTTAAGCGAGAATATTGTGGTGCAAAACCCAAATAACTTGCCGCTGAACATCAATAACCGTGTGCTGGCAGCAAAGCAAGTGCGTACTGCGGCGCTTTAG
- the gltX gene encoding glutamate--tRNA ligase: MTVRTRFAPSPTGLLHIGGVRTALFSWAHARKNGGAFVLRIEDTDLERSTPESVKAIMDGMHWVGIDYDEGPFYQMQRMDRYREVVKQLLASGHAYPCYMSKEELDVMRATQEALGLKAKYDRRWRPEEGKVLPEPPAGVQPVLRFRTPLDGVIAWDDLVKGRIEIGNVELDDLIIARPDGTPTYNFCVVVDDWDMGITQVIRGDDHVNNTPRQIHIFNALGAAVPQFAHLPMIHNDQGQKLSKRRDAVSVVDYDSAGYLPEALLNYLARLGWGHGDDECFSMAQFVEWFDLKDVSASPSRFDKEKLLWLNAQHIKTADAARLADLAKRFLDEKGVDLSQGPALVDVVALLKERVQTIVELATEATYFYQPLTPSDEVGAKHLTSDDLARLSAFASEAAALEVWDTASISVFIKEFCKSQGVKMGQVGMPLRAKVCGTTHTPSVDAVLALLGKAEVLKRLA; encoded by the coding sequence ATGACTGTACGTACTCGTTTTGCCCCTAGTCCTACGGGCCTGTTACATATTGGTGGTGTGCGCACCGCGCTGTTTTCTTGGGCGCATGCACGCAAAAATGGCGGTGCATTTGTACTGCGTATTGAAGACACCGATTTAGAACGCTCAACGCCAGAATCAGTTAAAGCGATTATGGATGGCATGCATTGGGTAGGTATTGATTACGATGAAGGCCCGTTTTACCAGATGCAGCGCATGGATCGTTACCGTGAAGTGGTAAAACAGCTATTAGCCAGTGGTCACGCTTATCCTTGCTATATGTCCAAAGAAGAGCTTGATGTCATGCGTGCGACGCAAGAAGCTTTGGGCCTGAAAGCTAAGTACGATCGTCGTTGGAGACCCGAGGAAGGCAAGGTTCTGCCTGAGCCTCCTGCCGGCGTGCAGCCAGTATTGCGCTTTAGAACGCCACTCGATGGTGTTATTGCCTGGGATGATCTGGTCAAAGGCCGTATTGAAATTGGCAATGTCGAGCTGGATGATCTTATCATCGCTCGTCCTGATGGCACACCAACCTATAACTTCTGCGTGGTGGTCGATGACTGGGATATGGGCATTACCCAAGTGATTCGCGGTGATGATCATGTTAATAACACACCGCGTCAGATTCATATCTTTAACGCGCTAGGGGCTGCGGTACCGCAATTTGCCCATCTGCCGATGATTCATAACGATCAGGGGCAGAAACTATCCAAGCGCCGTGATGCCGTGAGTGTGGTCGATTACGATAGCGCCGGTTATTTGCCGGAAGCACTGCTCAACTATCTAGCCCGTTTAGGCTGGGGCCATGGTGACGATGAATGCTTCTCTATGGCGCAGTTTGTAGAATGGTTTGATCTAAAAGACGTGTCAGCCAGCCCAAGCCGCTTTGATAAAGAAAAACTGTTGTGGCTGAATGCGCAGCATATCAAGACCGCTGATGCCGCACGCCTTGCTGATCTTGCTAAACGGTTCCTGGATGAAAAGGGCGTAGACCTAAGCCAAGGGCCTGCACTGGTCGATGTGGTTGCATTGTTAAAAGAGCGTGTACAGACCATCGTAGAGCTGGCGACTGAGGCGACATACTTCTATCAGCCACTCACTCCATCGGATGAAGTGGGGGCTAAACATCTGACGAGCGACGATCTAGCTCGCCTGAGCGCCTTTGCGAGCGAAGCGGCTGCATTAGAAGTGTGGGACACCGCAAGTATCTCCGTCTTTATTAAAGAGTTTTGCAAATCGCAAGGCGTGAAAATGGGCCAAGTTGGCATGCCACTGCGCGCCAAAGTCTGCGGCACCACGCATACGCCTTCGGTGGATGCGGTGTTGGCTTTGCTGGGTAAGGCTGAAGTGCTGAAACGACTGGCTTAG
- the pabC gene encoding aminodeoxychorismate lyase: protein MRLLNGLPQDHISMADRAFQFGDGVFRTMRCTGGAIEFWARHYTRLQQDCAVLGIVCPSEAILLEDFRRLTPVDAALKIIISRGETARGYGAPDQLAPNRIVQVAALPAYPEKLYQEGAKVRVCSTQASWQPALAGVKHLNRLENVLARREWSDPSIFEGLMLDRDGLVIEGVMSNVLVLCDSILSTPKLEQSGVNGVMCEVVFDAAMQHGWEVEKRAWTLDEIKKADAVWLTNSLMGLLPVVELCDQYFSPNAAQPLLSAAVNQLRQKEKFAIVDVPDMTEG from the coding sequence ATGAGATTGCTTAATGGCCTGCCCCAAGACCATATCAGTATGGCTGATCGGGCGTTTCAATTTGGTGACGGGGTGTTTCGCACCATGCGTTGCACAGGCGGGGCAATTGAATTTTGGGCCAGACATTACACACGCTTACAGCAAGACTGCGCTGTCTTGGGAATCGTTTGCCCAAGCGAGGCGATCTTGCTGGAAGACTTTCGCCGCCTTACACCCGTTGACGCTGCACTTAAGATAATCATCTCTCGAGGTGAAACCGCTCGTGGTTATGGTGCGCCTGATCAGCTAGCTCCTAATCGAATTGTTCAGGTGGCTGCATTACCTGCCTACCCAGAAAAATTGTATCAAGAGGGGGCAAAAGTGCGTGTTTGTAGCACGCAGGCGAGCTGGCAACCCGCCCTGGCCGGGGTTAAGCATTTGAATCGTTTAGAAAATGTTTTAGCACGGCGGGAATGGAGCGATCCGAGCATTTTTGAAGGACTGATGCTGGATAGAGACGGCTTGGTGATCGAAGGCGTGATGAGTAATGTGTTGGTTTTATGCGACAGCATTTTAAGCACGCCAAAACTCGAGCAAAGCGGGGTGAATGGGGTGATGTGTGAGGTGGTTTTTGATGCTGCAATGCAGCATGGCTGGGAGGTAGAAAAACGAGCTTGGACGCTGGATGAGATCAAAAAAGCCGATGCCGTCTGGCTGACAAATAGTCTGATGGGATTATTGCCAGTGGTTGAGTTATGCGATCAGTATTTTTCTCCGAATGCCGCGCAGCCACTGCTGTCGGCGGCGGTGAATCAGTTGCGTCAAAAGGAAAAATTTGCGATTGTTGATGTACCGGATATGACGGAAGGGTAA